In Tenrec ecaudatus isolate mTenEca1 chromosome 4, mTenEca1.hap1, whole genome shotgun sequence, a single window of DNA contains:
- the LOC142445640 gene encoding olfactory receptor 5A1-like has product MPASMSMEWNGNISSVTVFILLGLSDEKELQLILFPVFLGIYFVTLIWNLGLILLIRMDSHLHTPMYFFLSSLSFVDICYSSSISPRMLSDFLKNEKIISFIACATQYFFVAWMGLTEFCLLAAMAYDRYAAIGHPLQYSTIMAPGLCVKMVAGAFVSGFLSSLSETLSFLNLSFCGPNVIQHFFCDLPQIVSLSCSKPLISQIIVTLVAVIIVLGSLLIVLLSYGFIVASILKLSSGKGSAKAFNTCASHLAAVTLYYGTVLSVYLCPKSSQSMKEEKVVSVFYVIIIPMLNPLIYSLRNKEIKAALHRLMDKATGSLQLK; this is encoded by the coding sequence ATGCCAGCAAGCATGTCTATGGAATGGAATGGAAACATCTCTTCTGTGACTGTATTTATTCTCCTGGGTCTTTCAGATGAAAAAGAGCTGCAGCTCATCCTTTTTCCAGTGTTCCTGGGGATCTACTTCGTTACTCTTATCTGGAACCTGGGCCTCATCCTTCTAATCCGGATGGATTCACACctgcacacccccatgtactttTTTCTCAGTTCCCTGTCATTTGTTGACATCTGCTATTCATCTTCCATTAGCCCAAGGATGCTTTCTGATTtcctaaaaaatgaaaaaatcatttctttcattgcctGTGCCACTCAGTATTTTTTTGTGGCCTGGATGGGTCTGACTGAGTTCTGCCTGTTGGCTGCCATGGCCTATGACCGATATGCAGCCATTGGTCACCCTCTGCAGTACTCAACCATCATGGCCCCTGGACTCTGTGTAAAGATGGTAGCTGGGGCCTTTGTGAGTGGGTTTCTTAGTAGTTTATCTGAAACACTCTCCTTTCTGAATCTTTCCTTCTGTGGGCCAAATGTCATTCaacatttcttctgtgacttaccTCAGATAGTTTCTTTGTCTTGCTCTAAACCCTTAATCAGTCAAATAATTGTCACTCTGGTagctgttattattgttttgggATCTTTGCTTATAGTCCTCTTATCCTATGGCTTCATTGTAGCTTCTATCTTGAAATTATCCTCAGGCAAAGGTAGTGCCAAGGCCTTCAATACCTGTGCCTCCCACCTGGCAGCTGTGACCCTCTACTATGGCACAGTCCTGTCTGTGTACTTGTGCCCCAAGTCTAGTCAATCCatgaaggaagagaaagtggTATCGGTGTTCTATGTCATCATTATCCCCATGTTAAACCCTCTGATCTATAGTTTGAGGAACAAGGAAATCAAAGCAGCCCTCCACAGGCTTATGGATAAAGCAACAGGCTCACTTCAGTTAAAATAG